From the Malus domestica chromosome 17, GDT2T_hap1 genome, one window contains:
- the LOC103425926 gene encoding uncharacterized protein isoform X2, with amino-acid sequence MVTATFRPRLPELDHDPRIKNDPLLWAVLQRTFIPKLIFIIGESYREDLANGSVGEMAPAIPGVPDRSTAHNPLKALAVMFM; translated from the exons ATGGTGACCGCGACTTTCCGGCCAAGATTGCCGGAATTGGACCACGACCCAAGAATTAAAAACGATCCTCTCCTCTGGGCTGTCCTCCAAC GAACCTTCATTCCAAAACTCATATTTATAATAGGGGAATCTTATCGAGAAGATCTTGCTAATG GTTCAGTTGGAGAAATGGCTCCTGCTATTCCTGGTGTGCCTGATAGGTCAACAGCACATAATCCATTGAAGGCTCTTGCGG TCATGTTTATGTAG
- the LOC103425926 gene encoding uncharacterized protein isoform X1 — MVTATFRPRLPELDHDPRIKNDPLLWAVLQRTFIPKLIFIIGESYREDLANGSVGEMAPAIPGVPDRSTAHNPLKALAGSSS, encoded by the exons ATGGTGACCGCGACTTTCCGGCCAAGATTGCCGGAATTGGACCACGACCCAAGAATTAAAAACGATCCTCTCCTCTGGGCTGTCCTCCAAC GAACCTTCATTCCAAAACTCATATTTATAATAGGGGAATCTTATCGAGAAGATCTTGCTAATG GTTCAGTTGGAGAAATGGCTCCTGCTATTCCTGGTGTGCCTGATAGGTCAACAGCACATAATCCATTGAAGGCTCTTGCGG GAAGCTCAAGTTGA
- the LOC139193313 gene encoding uncharacterized protein, with amino-acid sequence NVKWTLTRDEDFNCRAAHWADLHALLYNALPPNLFLWGHHFLSFSISSDKSSVIVKASSHQTNEIIEIVGDLLVAADGCLSSIRQSFVPDHKLRYSGYCAWRGVLDFTGNESSETLTGIRREYPKLGKCLYFGLGSGTHTVLYELLNRRLNWIWYVHQPEPDLKHNSMTMKATSDMIQSMHKEAEKMWLPEFVRVIKETKEPFSWLE; translated from the exons aaTGTGAAATGGACGCTAACTAGAGATGAGGATTTCAACTGCAGAGCAGCACATTGGGCTGACCTGCATGCCCTTCTGTACAATGCATTACCACCAAACCTGTTTCTTTGGGGTCACCATTTCCTATCTTTCTCCATTTCCAGTGACAAGTCTTCAGTTATAGTGAAGGCTTCATCCCATCAGACTAATGAAATCATTGAAATTGTCGGTGATTTGCTCGTTGCAGCGGATGGATGTCTCTCTTCGATCCGCCAAAGTTTTGTCCCTGACCATAAACTGAG GTATTCGGGTTACTGCGCATGGAGAGGGGTGCTTGATTTTACAGGAAATGAGAGTTCAGAAACCTTAACCGGCATCCGAAGGGAATACCCTAAGCTTGGGAAATGCTTGTACTTTGGCTTAGGTTCTGGGACGCACACCGTGCTATACGAGCTTCTGAACCGAAGGCTGAATTGGATTTGGTATGTGCACCAACCGGAGCCTGATCTGAAGCATAACTCGATGACCATGAAAGCGACCAGCGACATGATCCAGAGTATGCACAAAGAAGCAGAGAAAATGTGGCTTCCAGAGTTTGTGAGAGTgatcaaggaaacaaaagagCCTTTCTCGTGGCTTGAATGA